A region of the Nocardia nova SH22a genome:
GGTGTGCCGATCCGGAATTTGCCGTCCACCAGATACAGCACCCGATCCACCAGCGGCAGAATCGGATTGATCTCGTGGGTCACGAAGAGTACGGCGGTGTCGTGGGTGCGGCGGCGGCGATCGATCAGCTCGGACACCAGCCGCTGATTGGCCAGGTCGAGACTCAGCAGCGGTTCGTCGCACAGCAGCACGGCCGGATCACCGGCCAGCGCCTGGGCCACCCGCAGCCGTTGCTGCTCACCTCCGGACAGCGATTCCAGCGGTGCGGTGGCGAAGTGTTCGGCGCCGACCTGTGCGATGGCTGCGGCCACCCGGCGGCGGCGTTCACCCCGCCCCCGCCAGCCCAGTCCCCAGCGGTGCCCGTCCACGCCCAGCCCGACCAGATCGACACCACGCAGTTGCACACCCGCGTCGATCGTCTTCTGTTGCGGCACATAGCCGATCC
Encoded here:
- a CDS encoding metal ABC transporter ATP-binding protein; amino-acid sequence: MVAPPGVAHPTPAVSLRGAALAFGSRTLWQGLDLDIAPGEFVAVLGPNGSGKTSLLRMLLGQLAPSAGTAEVAGMPARPGNSRIGYVPQQKTIDAGVQLRGVDLVGLGVDGHRWGLGWRGRGERRRRVAAAIAQVGAEHFATAPLESLSGGEQQRLRVAQALAGDPAVLLCDEPLLSLDLANQRLVSELIDRRRRTHDTAVLFVTHEINPILPLVDRVLYLVDGKFRIGTPDEVMTSEVLSELYGTEVDVLRVRGRLVVVGTGDEIDALGTHHSESAGE